The Chelonoidis abingdonii isolate Lonesome George chromosome 9, CheloAbing_2.0, whole genome shotgun sequence genome has a segment encoding these proteins:
- the TNFAIP8L3 gene encoding tumor necrosis factor alpha-induced protein 8-like protein 3 isoform X2: protein MATKTMANMLIDDTSSEIFDELYKVTREHTRNKKEAHKIMKDLIKVAIKIGILYRNNQFNQEELEIVDKFRKKLNQTAMTIVSFYEVEYTFDRNVLAELLNECKDLVHELVERHLTPRSHARINHVFNHFADVEFLTALYSLDGDCRPHLKKICDGINKLLDEKVL from the coding sequence ATGGCTACCAAAACTATGGCTAACATGCTCATCGACGACACAAGCAGCGAAATATTTGATGAGTTATATAAAGTAACTAGAGAACATACAAGGAACAAGAAGGAAGCTCACAAAATTATGAAGGACTTGATTAAAGTGGCAATAAAAATTGGGATCCTCTACCGAAACAATCAGTTCAACCAAGAAGAGCTGGAAATCGTAGACAAATTCAGAAAGAAGCTGAATCAGACAGCCATGACAATTGTCAGTTTTTACGAGGTAGAATACACCTTTGATAGAAATGTTCTCGCAGAACTTCTGAACGAATGTAAAGACCTGGTGCACGAACTGGTAGAGCGACACCTGACGCCCAGGTCCCATGCGCGTATCAACCATGTCTTCAATCACTTTGCAGATGTGGAATTCCTCACTGCCCTGTATAGCCTTGATGGGGATTGCCGACCACACCTCAAAAAGATCTGTGATGGAATCAACAAACTACTTGATGAGAAAGTCCTTTGA
- the TNFAIP8L3 gene encoding tumor necrosis factor alpha-induced protein 8-like protein 3 isoform X1, whose product MDSDSAELSEGELLAPAGPDCFSSKNLALQAQKKLLSKMATKTMANMLIDDTSSEIFDELYKVTREHTRNKKEAHKIMKDLIKVAIKIGILYRNNQFNQEELEIVDKFRKKLNQTAMTIVSFYEVEYTFDRNVLAELLNECKDLVHELVERHLTPRSHARINHVFNHFADVEFLTALYSLDGDCRPHLKKICDGINKLLDEKVL is encoded by the coding sequence ATTGTTTCAGTTCAAAGAACCTTGCGCTGCAAGCACAGAAAAAGCTCCTGAGTAAAATGGCTACCAAAACTATGGCTAACATGCTCATCGACGACACAAGCAGCGAAATATTTGATGAGTTATATAAAGTAACTAGAGAACATACAAGGAACAAGAAGGAAGCTCACAAAATTATGAAGGACTTGATTAAAGTGGCAATAAAAATTGGGATCCTCTACCGAAACAATCAGTTCAACCAAGAAGAGCTGGAAATCGTAGACAAATTCAGAAAGAAGCTGAATCAGACAGCCATGACAATTGTCAGTTTTTACGAGGTAGAATACACCTTTGATAGAAATGTTCTCGCAGAACTTCTGAACGAATGTAAAGACCTGGTGCACGAACTGGTAGAGCGACACCTGACGCCCAGGTCCCATGCGCGTATCAACCATGTCTTCAATCACTTTGCAGATGTGGAATTCCTCACTGCCCTGTATAGCCTTGATGGGGATTGCCGACCACACCTCAAAAAGATCTGTGATGGAATCAACAAACTACTTGATGAGAAAGTCCTTTGA